Sequence from the Corallococcus sp. EGB genome:
TCTCGACGTCGCAGGACGCGGTCTCCATCGCCGCCATCGGAATCCGTGCTTTCGCACGGTGCTGTGCGCGCGGCGGGGCGAAGAAGGAAGGCGGCGTCTACGCGGCGCCGGACATCGGCGGTGGTAACTGGCGCATCTGGTGCGGCACGCGCAACGGCACCTATGGCATCGCCACGCTGCACCCCACCGACGAAGCCGCCACCTGCGCGGAGTAACGGACCGGCGCCACACGGGGCGCCGGCCCCCTCCCCACCGAGGCCTACGGCGCCTTGTCCACGGTGAGCACCGCGCCGGTGGAGTACGCGGTGAACTCCGGCGCGTACATGGACTGCACCGTCGCCGGGCCCACGCGGAAGGTGCCCGCGAGGTTCGCGCGCAGCCGGTACTTGAACGTGTACTCACCGGCCGGCAGCGACTCGAAGAAGAAGTTCGTCCCCGAGTCGCGCGTCTCCTCGTACCAGACGATGCCCAGGTCCCACCTGTGGCGCGACTGAGCGTTCTCCGGCTCCAGGCCCGCGGCGCGCGGGTCCCTCAGGTGCACGTACTCCGCCGCGTGCTTCGTGCGCAGCGACAGCTGCACCTCCACCTCGTCACCGGGCCGCAGGGTCGCGCCGTCGGACAGCGGGCGCAGGAGCGTCTGGTTGCCCTCGCGGATCCGCACGAAGTAGCGGCGTGACACCTGGAAGAAGTCCCCGCGCTCCTCCTTCGGCAGCTCCTCCGTGGAGAAGTGCCACGTCGCGGAGGCGATGGCGAAGCCCGGGGTCGTCTTCTCCACCACCGTGCTCGCGGTGCTCGCGTTGACCTCCGGCCCGGAGAGGACCACCTGGTTCTTCTTCCCCGTGTACACGTCCGGTGAGAAGGCCATGGAGACCACCTTCGGGCCCACCGTCACCTTCAGCTCCTCGCGCACGGCCAGCGAGCCCTCCGCCTCCATGTAGTTCACCAGCGCGTAGAGGGCCTCCGCCGTGGCGCGCGTGGACTTCCAGTGGCCCAGCTTCTTGTCCAGGAGCAGCCACTGCACCAGGCCCGCGCGGCGAGGATCCTTCGGGCGCAGCTCCGACAGCGTGCGCAGCGCGAAGGCGTGCGTCTCCGTGGAGTCGTTGTACCAGAGCCACCCCCGGTCCTCCGGCGCCCAGTACGTGCCCAGGTCCTGCGACGTCTTCGCGGAGTCCATCACGCTGTCCCAGACCTTCTGCGCGTCCTTCGTGCGTTTCGCGCGGTTCAGCGTCAGCGCCAGGTACCCCTTGAGGTACGGCGAATGCTGCTTCCAGTGCTTGAAGGAGAAGTCGAGCATGCCCTGCCGCTCGGCGGCGCTGAGCGCCTCGCCCGTGTAGCGCGCATCCGGGTACGCCGACGCCACGAAGTTGAGGAACGTGAGGAACTCCCAGCCCTGGTCCTTCTTCATCAGCTGGTTCGCGTAGTCGTTCCGGAAGTGCATGGTGAGGTATTCCCACGCCTGCGCGGTCATCGAGGGCGGCACCTCCACGCCGTGCTCCATCGCGCGCGACAAGCCGTGCAGCAGGTAGAGCGTCATGTACGGAGACGACGGGCCGCCGGGCCACCAGGGGAAGCCGCCGTCCGCGTTCTGCGATTTGCGCAGCTTCGCCATCGCGGACACGCGCTGGGCCTGGGCCACCTTCGGATCCAACACGCGCAGGAGCGCGTCGTCGGAGCCCGTCCCGCCCTTCGCCTCGTTGAGCCAGGGCGTCTCCTCCAGCGCCATCTTCCGGTTCGGGTCGACGTCGTCCCAGGTCTCGAAGCGCGTGCTGCGCTGGCTCAGGTCCTTGGCTACCTTCGCCACCGCGGGATACTTGCCGAAGAGGCTGGAGACGATGCCGGTGGACACGAAGCGGTTGAGCGTCTGCTCCGTGCACTCGTAGGGGTAGTCCACCAGGTACGGCAGCGCCTGGAGCACGGAGTAGAAGAGCTGCGCGTCCACCGTCACCACGAGCTGCTCGTTCACGCGCGTGGGGTCGTCCGACTTCTTCAGGTCGTCGAACGTCAGCGCGCGGCGGTCCTGGTTGTTCAACATCGCGAAGCGCGACTGGGACAGGTGCATGCGGCCTGGCAGCACCGGCAGGGGACGCAGCTCGCCATCACTGAACGCGCCCGTCTTCGCGACGACGCGGAAGGCCACCGGTCCCACACGCGCGGGCGTGGTGATGGGGAAGCGCAGGTGCGTGCCCTTCCCTGCCGCCACCGTGAAGGCCTGCGTGGCCGTCTTCACGCCGAAGTCCGAGAGCAGGCTCTTCTGCGTGTCCGGATCCACGATGTCGAACGTGAGCTGGCCCTGCTGCGTCTGGCCCCCCGCGTTGTTCACCACGACCTCCAGGTCCGCACGGTCACCCTCGCGCAGGAAGCGCGGCAGGTACGGGCGCACCATCAGCTCCTTCACGCTGCGGGTGGTCTTCTGCGTGGAGCCCCCGCGCAGGTCGCGCGTGAGCGCGTGCACCCAGATGTCCCAGGCCGTCACCGAATCCGGCACCGTGAACTCCAGCACCGCCGCGCCATCCGGGCCGGTAATCAGCTGCGGGATCCAGAACGCCGTCTCCGCGAAGTTCGAGCGCAGCGGCTGCTCCCCCGACGCATCGGCCCCGGCCACGGGCTCGCCATTGATGCTCACGATGCGCTCGCGCCGCTTCTGCTCCTGCGCCCGCTCGCCCGACGGTTTGGGCATCGCGGCGGAGGGCGCGGGGGCCGGCGGCGGAGGAGGAGGCGCCGCGCGATCCTCTGATTCCCGCTGCACGGCCCCAGGCTTCGAGGCGGCCATGGCACGCATGGGGCGCCCCCCGAAGTAGTTTCGGTAGCCCGGCCCACCCAGGCCGTAGCCGTCCTCGAACTTCAGCGTGTCCTCGCGGGGCTCCGACACCGCGGTCCTGCCCTGGTTGAGCTCGTCGAAGAGCCAGTCCGCGCCAAAGGTTCCCCCGGACGACCGGACGTCCACGTACACCGACTGCTGCGGATACAGCTGCGCCACTTGCGGCGGCGTGTGCGGTCCGAAGACGTTCAACGACTGATCGTACATGTACGCGAGCAACTCCGCGGCGCCCGCCTCCAGCTTCGCGCCCTTCGGCCCCTTCACCGTCACGCGGAAGGTCTCCTTCGCGCCGGGCCGCAGCGTGTCGCGGAACGTGGCGAACTCCACGCTGAGCTCCTTGTCGTCGAAGGGCACGGCCACTGTCTGCTGGAAGCTCAGTGCCTGCCAGTCGCGAACCATCGACAGCACCACCGTGAAGCCGCCGCGCAGGGCCTCCGTCACCGGAAGCTCCACCACCGCCCGCCCCTGCCCCGCCTTCAACTGACGGTGCTCGATGCGCTGGCGCCCCTGGTACACGTCCATCACCAGCAGCTGGCCCTCGAAGCCGGAGGTCACCAGCAGCCGCGCCACCTCACCCACGCGCACGCTCGTGCGCTCGGCCGCCAACACCGCCGGCACTCCCGCCGGTGCGCGGGCCCCCGCCACCAGGAAGTCCTGCTGCGCAGTGGCCTTCTGACCGAACGCGTCCGTCGTCTCGTAACGCAGGCGGTACGCGCCCGCGCGCAGGGCCGGCAGCTTCACGGTGGCGACACCATCCGCGCCATGCGTCACCGCCGCCTGCGCCACCTCCGCGCCGTCGTCCCAGCGCCGCAGCGTCTGCTCCACGTCGAAGGTCGTATCCCAGCGGGCCTTGAGCGCATCACCCGGCGTGGGCGTCATCTCCTTGCCCGCCTGCGCCTCCGAGTCCAGGGACTGGAGCTTTTCGACCGGCACCTCCGACGGCATCAGCGGACGGGCCGGCGCCTTCAGCGCGATGAGCCGCCAGCGGCCCGGGCCAGCCTGAGGAGCGCCGTCCAGGTTGGAGCGCACGAGCCGCACCTCCGACGGGAAGTCCTCGCGCACGAAGCCCGCGTCGGACTCCACGCGGCCCTCCACCGACACGAAGCCCAGGCGGAAGGCCCGGCTCGCGGAGCGCGTCTCGCCGCCCTCGTCCGTCAGGTCCGCCTCCACGCGGTAGCGCCAGGACATGCCCTGCGCCTTCGCGAGCCGCTCGTCCGCCTCCGGCGTGAAGGCCACGGTGAAGCCGCCGTCCTCGCCCACCGTGGCGGTGCCGGAG
This genomic interval carries:
- a CDS encoding alpha-2-macroglobulin, with protein sequence MSSPPRPRPSASVLCLLFLVVSSVSVAAPAAKAPPTWKAIDALVADDKVESAAQGAEARLAEAKAQGDADEWTRALVRTVQLRSRLHGYETTVRFLREQPWPEGVRQQATLQLFYAAVLANYLQAYGYEIGQREQVVTSGPVDLKAWTKDQLVTEIQRTYAAVWETRAKFGTEPVKVLSEYIEPNTYPEGIRSTVRDAVTYLWVESLANTGLWRPEQEQGVYRLDLGALLSGTPKVELKAPSVHPLLKVAAVLGDLEAWHLAAGRREAALEARLRRYEVLSTSFTEAADRRRIREHLAEHLKGFRDVPWWSMGQHQLAEMEDQAGRPITAHALAKAGAEAWPTSLGGAECRALMAEQETPELYASVMQVDGPGQRSIQVQHRNLGAVYFRAYALDVEARLAKPDADLSLYANNTEALRLLTSRKADAAWSAALPPTPDFQRHQTFVTLPALKPGTYVIVVSTREDFAKKDSRLLSLPMSVSPWAVTVRKIYPHQAEVRVVDGATGAGAPNVEVRLVKQDYRTRRFTIASRRTDANGDLLLAGTDAGSYEDMILVVGRGKGAMVFPGAVYLAPFHEAPSQAQTLIYTDRTVYRPQQKLLWKVVAYQPEEASKRYRVLPDSPVTVTLMDPNGQEVAKREARTNAFGSVAGEFDIPSGRPLGQWSVHTSPNGYSWVRVEEYKRPTFEVTLKDAQDALRINKRASFQGEARYYFGLPVTRGAVKWRVSREPVLPRWWFWEPIPTAAELVASGTATVGEDGGFTVAFTPEADERLAKAQGMSWRYRVEADLTDEGGETRSASRAFRLGFVSVEGRVESDAGFVREDFPSEVRLVRSNLDGAPQAGPGRWRLIALKAPARPLMPSEVPVEKLQSLDSEAQAGKEMTPTPGDALKARWDTTFDVEQTLRRWDDGAEVAQAAVTHGADGVATVKLPALRAGAYRLRYETTDAFGQKATAQQDFLVAGARAPAGVPAVLAAERTSVRVGEVARLLVTSGFEGQLLVMDVYQGRQRIEHRQLKAGQGRAVVELPVTEALRGGFTVVLSMVRDWQALSFQQTVAVPFDDKELSVEFATFRDTLRPGAKETFRVTVKGPKGAKLEAGAAELLAYMYDQSLNVFGPHTPPQVAQLYPQQSVYVDVRSSGGTFGADWLFDELNQGRTAVSEPREDTLKFEDGYGLGGPGYRNYFGGRPMRAMAASKPGAVQRESEDRAAPPPPPPAPAPSAAMPKPSGERAQEQKRRERIVSINGEPVAGADASGEQPLRSNFAETAFWIPQLITGPDGAAVLEFTVPDSVTAWDIWVHALTRDLRGGSTQKTTRSVKELMVRPYLPRFLREGDRADLEVVVNNAGGQTQQGQLTFDIVDPDTQKSLLSDFGVKTATQAFTVAAGKGTHLRFPITTPARVGPVAFRVVAKTGAFSDGELRPLPVLPGRMHLSQSRFAMLNNQDRRALTFDDLKKSDDPTRVNEQLVVTVDAQLFYSVLQALPYLVDYPYECTEQTLNRFVSTGIVSSLFGKYPAVAKVAKDLSQRSTRFETWDDVDPNRKMALEETPWLNEAKGGTGSDDALLRVLDPKVAQAQRVSAMAKLRKSQNADGGFPWWPGGPSSPYMTLYLLHGLSRAMEHGVEVPPSMTAQAWEYLTMHFRNDYANQLMKKDQGWEFLTFLNFVASAYPDARYTGEALSAAERQGMLDFSFKHWKQHSPYLKGYLALTLNRAKRTKDAQKVWDSVMDSAKTSQDLGTYWAPEDRGWLWYNDSTETHAFALRTLSELRPKDPRRAGLVQWLLLDKKLGHWKSTRATAEALYALVNYMEAEGSLAVREELKVTVGPKVVSMAFSPDVYTGKKNQVVLSGPEVNASTASTVVEKTTPGFAIASATWHFSTEELPKEERGDFFQVSRRYFVRIREGNQTLLRPLSDGATLRPGDEVEVQLSLRTKHAAEYVHLRDPRAAGLEPENAQSRHRWDLGIVWYEETRDSGTNFFFESLPAGEYTFKYRLRANLAGTFRVGPATVQSMYAPEFTAYSTGAVLTVDKAP